Sequence from the Xenorhabdus nematophila ATCC 19061 genome:
AATTAAAGCAATCAGGAAGCGCGAACCAAGCGACTGTGACGACGCCATAATTTGCCCAAAGCTTCCGTCAGCTCACGGTTATCGAGCTCAGAGACCCCTTTCCTCACCAAAATCACAAAATCCATTGACGGCAATTTATGCTGGTTTAAACGAAAACTTTCACGAGCCAGTCGCTTGATACGATTACGCTCATGAGCCCGTTTAACATTTTTTTTGGCGACGGTTAGACCGATGCGGGGATGC
This genomic interval carries:
- the rnpA gene encoding ribonuclease P protein component, whose amino-acid sequence is MVKLAFPRELRLLTPEHFTYVFQQPQRASTAEITVLGRLNELGHPRIGLTVAKKNVKRAHERNRIKRLARESFRLNQHKLPSMDFVILVRKGVSELDNRELTEALGKLWRRHSRLVRAS